In one window of Aphidius gifuensis isolate YNYX2018 linkage group LG4, ASM1490517v1, whole genome shotgun sequence DNA:
- the LOC122855019 gene encoding toll-like receptor Tollo yields MSATKMQGNPVFLAILLGMIFYSFGVSLSNALKYKAPDECKWIASDNNKDDISLVCHLRTINSELENTNFNVIQPQHTVRLRLECSDALFYQSSLSAGSFKPLIELRELIIEYCKITNLSDDAFKGLRELRNLTVRTHNTDWSAMALDVSAGAFTNELSKLETLDLGENNMWNFPERSLCSLENLKILNLTKNRLREISSFHFNTGTQQCSTNLKEVDFSNNNIEILPAAIFSALSKLQILNLCSNKIIFIADRAFEGLSSINVLKLANNQLTSLPPDLFNDSRNIKEIDLKNNSLNVLPPGLFNDLMQLMILDLSMNELSNEWINTATFTGLVRLVVLNLSSNKIRKLESTIFRDLFSLQTLQLEKNLIESLTENTFSSLNNLHTLVLSDNQLTVIDANSLSGLYVLSLLSLDNNRLRALHPNSLQNVSSLQDLHLNGNQLTVVPNALRATPFLRTLDLGENLISDIPSGIFDHMTQLYGLRFTENHLVNLTKDIFDKIKELKILNLSRNKIQSIESGAFDGNKNIQAVRLDGNQLSDITGLFSNLPNLVWLNVSDNKLKWFDYAMIPTGLQWLDIHLNEISELGNYFEIETQLQLSMFDASENKLTEITGNSIPMSVEELFLNDNHILKVHSYSFFKKPNLTRVDLKGNKIQSLEAYALRISVVPENKPLPEFYIGDNNYLCDCTMEWLQQVNKQNQSRIHPRVMDLESIYCRLLYDRERMYVPLVEASHSQFLCKYESHCFALCHCCDFDACDCEMTCPNNCTCYHDQSWSANLVDCSDGNHNYQLPKQIPMDATKLYLDGNDLRIISSHAFIGRKKLRVLFLNASNIEMVQNRSFNGLRDLQNLHLEENKIRELRGHEFEGLDTLKILCLQKNKISVIENNTFVPLYSLKYLYLQNNYLTTFQVWVLPETINVALANNPWSCDCGYLEEYRQWIFAEKNHVIDQFEIRCLFNLTNFEVYGEKIFNDFKYVSRVIHDKSNDNITCMGITNIKNRNTISGNLTKTIIEKQLFEDYLPLLVSNLTVFLLILLFCVLIFIFWHEFRVWFHSKFGVRIFYRNTEFEREDREKLFDAFVSYSSKDEAFVIEELAPVLELGNPSYKLCLHYRDFPVGDFIADTIVQAVESSKRTIIVLSENFIKSEWCRFDFKSAHHQVLRDRRRRLILVIVGDVPQGDLDPDIRLYLKTNTYLQWGDKLFWEKLRFALPDKPNNSRIEHQLSSPVHRQYHNSTSSTRNVAVHM; encoded by the coding sequence ATGAGTGCAACAAAGATGCAGGGCAATCCTGTTTTTCTAGCTATACTACTTGgtatgatattttattcttttggaGTATCTCTCAGTAATGCTTTGAAATACAAAGCACCAGATGAGTGCAAATGGATTgcaagtgataataataaagatgataTATCACTTGTATGCCATCTTAGAACAATTAATAGCGAATtggaaaatacaaattttaatgttattcaGCCACAGCATACTGTACGATTACGACTTGAGTGCAGTGATGCacttttttatcaaagttCTTTGAGTGCTGGAAGTTTTAAACCCCTTATTGAATTACGTGAacttattattgaatattgtaaaataacaaatttatcagATGATGCTTTCAAAGGACTTCGAGAACTTCGTAATCTTACAGTGCGTACACACAATACAGACTGGTCAGCAATGGCGCTTGATGTTTCAGCTGGTGCATTCacaaatgaattatcaaaGTTAGAAACATTGGATcttggtgaaaataatatgtggaaCTTTCCAGAGAGAAGTTTGTGCTCATTGGAAAATCTTAAAATACTTAATCTAACAAAAAATCGTTTAAGAGAGATATCcagttttcattttaatacTGGAACTCAACAATGTAGTACTAATTTGAAAGAAGTAGATTTTAGTAACAATAATATAGAAATATTACCAGCAGCTATTTTTTCCGCactatcaaaattacaaattcTCAATCTTTGtagtaacaaaataatttttatagctGATCGTGCCTTCGAAGGTTTAAGCtcaataaatgtattaaaactagcaaataatcaattaacaaGTTTGCCACcagatttatttaatgattcaagaaatattaaagaaattgatttaaaaaataattcactaAATGTTTTACCACCTGGATTATTTAATGATCTTATGCAACTTATGATATTAGATTTGTCAATGAATGAATTGTCAAATGAATGGATTAATACTGCTACATTTACTGGACTTGTGAGACTTGTTGTATTGAATCTATCAAGCAATAAAATACGTAAATTGGAATCAACGATATTTCGAGATCTTTTTAGCTTACAAACActtcaacttgaaaaaaatctcattGAAAGTTTAACTGAAAATACTTTTTCATCTCTCAATAATTTGCACACTCTTGTTTTAAGCGATAATCAATTGACTGTTATCGATGCGAACAGTCTAAGTGGCTTGTACGTGCTGAGTCTTCTTTCCTTGGATAATAACAGACTCAGAGCACTTCATCCAAACTCGTTACAAAATGTATCGTCTCTTCAAGACTTGCATCTCAACGGAAACCAATTGACGGTTGTACCAAATGCACTGAGAGCCACGCCTTTTTTACGAACTCTTGATCTTGGTGAAAATCTCATTTCCGATATACCTTCTGGTATATTTGATCACATGACACAGTTATATGGTCTGAGATTTACAGAAAATCatcttgttaatttaacaaaagatatttttgataaaataaaagaacttaaaatactaaatttatctcgtaataaaatacaatcaatTGAATCTGGTGCTTttgatggaaataaaaatattcaagcaGTTCGTTTAGATGGTAATCAATTAAGTGACATTACTGGATTATTTTCAAATCTCCCAAATTTAGTGTGGCTCAATGTTAGCGACAATAAACTCAAATGGTTTGACTATGCAATGATACCAACTGGATTACAGTGGCTGGATATACATCTTAATGAAATAAGTGAATTaggtaattattttgaaattgaaaCACAACTTCAACTTAGTATGTTCGATGCAAgcgaaaataaattaactgaaATTACAGGTAATTCAATACCTATGAGTGTAGaagaactttttttaaatgacaatcatatattaaaagttcacagttattcatttttcaaaaaaccaAATTTAACTCGTGTTGATCTTAAGggtaataaaatacaaagcCTAGAAGCATATGCATTAAGAATAAGTGTAGTGCCAGAAAATAAACCTCTACCAGAATTTTATATTggtgacaataattatttatgtgatTGTACGATGGAGTGGTTACAACaagttaataaacaaaatcaatCTCGTATTCATCCTCGCGTGATGGATCTCGAAAGTATATATTGTCGACTTTTATATGATCGTGAACGAATGTATGTTCCACTTGTTGAAGCTTCACATTCTCAATTTCTTTGCAAATATGAGTCTCATTGTTTTGCTTTATGTCATTGTTGTGATTTTGATGCATGTGATTGTGAAATGACTTGTCCAAATAATTGTACTTGTTATCATGATCAATCATGGTCAGCTAATTTAGTTGATTGTTCAGATGGTAATCATAATTACCAATTGCCAAAACAAATACCTATGGATGCAACAAAATTATACCTTGATGGTAATGATCTTAGAATAATATCAAGTCATGCTTTCATTGGTCGAAAAAAACTTCGAGTTTTATTTCTTAATGCTTCTAACATTGAAATGGTACAAAATCGATCATTTAATGGACTCAGAGATTTGCAAAATCTCCatttagaagaaaataaaattcgtgAATTACGCGGTCATGAATTTGAAGGACTTGAtactttaaaaattctttgtcttcaaaaaaacaaaatttcagtaattgaaaataatacatttgttcctttatattcattaaaatatttatatttacaaaataattatttaacgaCATTTCAAGTTTGGGTTTTGCCAGAAACTATCAATGTTGCTTTAGCTAATAACCCATGGTCATGTGATTGTGGATATCTCGAAGAATATCGTCAATGGATATTTGcagaaaaaaatcatgtaattgATCAATTTGAAATaagatgtttatttaatttaactaattttGAGGTATACGGTGAAAagatatttaatgattttaaatatgtatctCGTGTAATACACGATAAATCTAATGACAATATCACATGCATGGGAATTACAAACatcaaaaatagaaatactATTTCTGGAAATTTGACAAAgacaataattgaaaaacaacTTTTTGAAGATTACCTACCACTGCTTGTATCAAATTTAACtgtatttcttttaattttattattctgtgttctcatatttatattttggcaTGAATTTAGAGTGTGGTTTCACTCAAAATTTGGTGTCcgtattttttatagaaatacaGAATTTGAAAGAGAGGAccgagaaaaattatttgatgcaTTTGTCAGTTATAGTTCAAAAGATGAAGCATTTGTCATTGAAGAATTAGCACCTGTGCTTGAATTAGGAAATCCATCTTATAAATTGTGTCTTCATTATCGTGATTTTCCAGTAGGAGATTTTATTGCTGATACAATTGTACAAGCTGTCGAATCATCAAAAAGAACGATTATAGTTTTATCcgaaaatttcattaaatcagAATGGTGCCGATTTGATTTTAAGTCAGCTCATCATCAAGTTCTTCGTGATAGAAGACGTAGACTTATTCTTGTTATTGTTGGTGATGTACCACAAGGAGATTTGGATCCTGATATTAGACTCTATTTGAAAACAAACACATACTTGCAATGgggtgataaattattttgggAAAAGTTGAGGTTTGCACTTCCTGATAAACCAAATAATTCAAGAATTGAGCATCAATTATCGTCACCAGTTCACCGACAGTATCATAATTCAACAAGCAGTACCCGTAATGTTGCAGTTCATatgtaa